In the genome of Massilia sp. W12, the window GTCAGCAGCGCCAAAATCTTATCTGCGGTCGCGCTTTTATCTTCACGCCCTTCTGCATTCAAGACCGAAACCTGACTGAGTTCACCGCTGGCGGATTTCACCACAACGCGGTAACGCGGCGCATCTTTCTTATCCGAAGAACCAAAGGAGAACAGGCGCGATAAAAAGCCTTTTTCAGTTTTGCTCTTGGCGTCGGCTTCCGGATCGATATAGCGCACATAATACATGCCGGCGACGCGATCACGGTCTTCCACGGTGAAGCCGGCGCGGTCGAGCGCCAGGCCGACACGGCGCCAGGCGCGGTCAAAGCCTTCATTGACTTCCACAAAGGCGCCCTTATCGCTCTTGATCAGCTTGGCTTGCGCCGGCTGCGGCGCTGCGCCTGCCACCACTTCTTTAGCCTTGTCTTCCGGGATACCCAGACGGTTCATCAAACGCGCCAGGAATTGCGCTTCCAGCGCAGGATCTTGCGCGCGCGGCGTCCATACCGAAGTTTCTTTTTGCGCCCCGGTCAAGACTTCCTGCACGCCGCGATGGCTGATGTAGATTTCCGTGCCGCCATCGGCGGTGCGCTCCAGGCGGGTGCGGAATTTATCACGCTCGCCGCTGGAATACAGCGAATCCAAGACCTTGCCCAGGACATTGCGCACCATGTCCTGCGGAATCTTGGCGCGGTTTTCTGCCCAATCGGTTTCCATCACGCCAGCCGCCATCGACTCTTGCGAAATGGCAAAGCCCATTTCCTGCCAAAAGTCTTTGACTTGCGGCCACAAGGCTTCCGGCGCGCGCTTGACTACCAGCCAGCGCACATTGCCGGCGCGCTCGA includes:
- the bamC gene encoding outer membrane protein assembly factor BamC, which translates into the protein MKIRNNFGAFAHSSRTVIALAAVVSLAGCNALGSLVEQDKVDYRSASKAPTLEVPPDLTQLQRDNRYAIPDQARGSATASSYNMQQGARSGAVASGQVLVTQLGDIRVERAGNVRWLVVKRAPEALWPQVKDFWQEMGFAISQESMAAGVMETDWAENRAKIPQDMVRNVLGKVLDSLYSSGERDKFRTRLERTADGGTEIYISHRGVQEVLTGAQKETSVWTPRAQDPALEAQFLARLMNRLGIPEDKAKEVVAGAAPQPAQAKLIKSDKGAFVEVNEGFDRAWRRVGLALDRAGFTVEDRDRVAGMYYVRYIDPEADAKSKTEKGFLSRLFSFGSSDKKDAPRYRVVVKSASGELSQVSVLNAEGREDKSATADKILALLTDQLK